A window from Mycobacterium botniense encodes these proteins:
- the nirB gene encoding nitrite reductase large subunit NirB — MSSVGGSATRDLVVVGHGMVGHRLVEALRARDVDGLWRITVLAEESTAAYDRVGLTGYTEHWDRERLALPGNDYSGDERVRLLLNSRVVAIDRDAKSVLTADGHRYRYDKLVLATGSSAFVPSVPGHDLPRCHVYRTFDDLDAIRADVQRTLEAGHPKAAVVVGGGLLGLEAAHALRQFGLQIHIVEMMPRLMSQQVDEAGGALLGTMITDLGITVHLAVKTESLQAVEHADGWQSVRVSLSDGTVIDAGLVIFAAGIRPRDELAAAAGLAIAERGGVLTDLSCRTNDPDIYAAGEVAAIEGRCYGLVGPGYTSAEVVADRLLDGAAEFPQADLSTKLKLLGVDVASFGDAMGTTPNCLEVVVNDAVSRTYAKLVLSDDAKTLLGGILVGDASSYGVLRPMVGSELPGDPLALITPAQSGGGAAALGVGALPDSAQICSCNNVTKGELKCAIGDGCSDVSALKTYTGAGTSCGSCIPMLKKLLEAEGVQQSKALCEHFSQSRQELFDIIMATGIRSFSGLLKRFGNGKGCDICKPAIASILASTGSEHILDGEQASLQDSNDHFLANIQKNGSYSVVPRVPGGSIEPDHLILIGQVAKEFGLYTKITGGQRIDMFGARVDQLPAIWKRLVDGGMESGHAYGKAVRTVKSCVGNDWCRYGVQDSVQMAIDLELRYRGLRAPHKIKMGVSGCARECAEARAKDVGVIATDKGWNLYVGGNGGFSPKHAQLLASDLDGETLIRYIDRFLMYYIRTADRLQRTATWIETLDGGLDHVREVVCNDSLGLAAEFEAAIERHVANYRCEWKGVLEDPDKLARFVSFVNAPDAPDPTVTFIEHNGRKRPALPSERPDPVLIGMPRMRTSSEGNKEIS; from the coding sequence ATGAGTTCCGTGGGGGGTTCGGCGACTCGCGACCTCGTCGTGGTCGGCCATGGCATGGTGGGTCACCGGCTTGTCGAGGCGCTGCGTGCTCGTGATGTCGACGGCCTGTGGCGCATCACCGTGCTGGCCGAGGAATCCACCGCCGCCTATGACCGGGTGGGGCTGACCGGCTATACCGAGCATTGGGACCGGGAGCGGCTGGCGCTGCCTGGTAACGATTACAGCGGTGACGAGCGGGTGCGGCTGCTGCTGAACAGCCGCGTCGTCGCCATCGATCGGGATGCCAAATCCGTGCTGACCGCCGACGGCCACCGGTATCGCTACGACAAACTGGTACTGGCGACCGGATCCTCCGCGTTCGTGCCGTCGGTTCCCGGCCACGACTTGCCTCGCTGCCACGTCTACCGCACCTTCGACGACCTCGACGCCATCCGCGCCGACGTCCAGCGCACGCTGGAGGCCGGGCACCCGAAAGCTGCCGTGGTCGTCGGTGGCGGCCTGTTAGGGCTGGAAGCTGCTCATGCATTGCGCCAGTTCGGATTGCAGATCCATATCGTGGAGATGATGCCGCGCCTGATGTCTCAGCAGGTCGACGAGGCCGGCGGAGCGCTGCTTGGCACGATGATTACCGACCTTGGCATCACAGTGCATCTGGCGGTGAAAACCGAGTCCTTACAAGCCGTCGAGCATGCCGACGGCTGGCAGTCTGTGCGGGTCAGCCTGTCTGACGGCACCGTCATCGACGCGGGCCTGGTGATCTTCGCCGCTGGCATCCGCCCCCGTGACGAGCTGGCTGCGGCCGCGGGTCTCGCGATCGCCGAGCGCGGCGGCGTGCTTACCGATTTATCTTGCCGGACAAACGATCCGGACATCTACGCGGCGGGCGAGGTGGCCGCGATCGAGGGCCGCTGCTATGGATTGGTCGGGCCGGGCTATACCAGCGCAGAGGTGGTAGCCGATCGGTTACTGGACGGCGCTGCGGAATTTCCCCAAGCCGATTTGTCGACCAAGCTCAAGCTGCTCGGGGTCGACGTCGCCAGTTTCGGCGATGCCATGGGGACCACGCCGAACTGCCTGGAGGTCGTCGTCAACGACGCGGTGAGCCGAACCTACGCCAAGCTGGTGCTCTCTGATGACGCCAAGACCTTGCTCGGCGGAATCCTGGTGGGCGACGCGTCCAGCTACGGGGTGCTGCGGCCGATGGTCGGCTCCGAACTGCCCGGTGACCCGCTCGCGCTGATCACCCCGGCCCAATCGGGTGGTGGCGCAGCGGCGTTAGGGGTGGGCGCGCTGCCTGACTCGGCGCAGATCTGCTCGTGCAACAACGTCACCAAAGGCGAGCTCAAGTGCGCGATCGGTGACGGCTGCTCCGACGTTTCTGCGCTCAAGACATATACCGGGGCCGGCACATCATGCGGCTCGTGCATCCCGATGCTCAAAAAGCTCCTCGAAGCCGAAGGCGTGCAACAGTCCAAGGCACTCTGCGAGCACTTCAGTCAGTCGCGCCAAGAGCTGTTCGACATCATCATGGCCACCGGCATCCGGAGTTTCTCCGGTCTGTTGAAGCGCTTCGGAAACGGCAAAGGTTGCGACATATGCAAACCCGCGATCGCCTCGATCCTGGCATCCACCGGCTCCGAACACATCCTTGACGGCGAGCAGGCATCGCTTCAGGACTCCAACGACCACTTTCTGGCCAACATCCAAAAGAACGGCAGCTATTCGGTGGTGCCGAGGGTTCCCGGCGGCAGCATCGAACCGGATCACCTCATCCTCATCGGCCAGGTCGCGAAAGAGTTCGGGTTGTATACCAAGATCACCGGTGGCCAGCGCATTGACATGTTCGGCGCCCGAGTCGATCAGCTGCCGGCAATCTGGAAACGTCTGGTGGACGGCGGCATGGAATCCGGGCACGCCTACGGCAAGGCGGTCCGCACGGTCAAGAGCTGCGTCGGCAACGACTGGTGCCGGTACGGCGTCCAAGATTCCGTGCAAATGGCCATCGACTTGGAGCTGCGCTACCGCGGTCTGCGCGCACCGCACAAGATCAAGATGGGCGTGTCGGGATGCGCACGCGAATGCGCCGAGGCCCGCGCCAAGGACGTGGGTGTCATCGCAACTGACAAGGGCTGGAATCTCTACGTCGGCGGCAACGGCGGTTTTTCACCCAAGCATGCGCAGCTGCTGGCCAGCGATCTTGACGGTGAGACGCTGATTCGCTACATCGACCGGTTTTTGATGTATTACATCCGCACTGCCGACCGGCTTCAGCGCACCGCGACATGGATCGAAACCCTCGACGGCGGACTGGATCATGTGCGTGAGGTGGTGTGCAACGACTCGCTGGGCCTGGCTGCGGAATTCGAGGCGGCGATCGAGCGCCATGTGGCTAACTACCGGTGTGAGTGGAAAGGGGTGCTGGAAGATCCGGACAAGCTTGCCCGCTTCGTGTCCTTCGTCAACGCTCCCGACGCCCCCGACCCCACCGTGACGTTCATCGAACACAACGGGCGCAAGCGGCCGGCGCTTCCCAGCGAGCGGCCTGATCCGGTGCTGATCGGCATGCCGCGAATGCGGACATCGAGCGAGGGGAACAAGGAGATCTCATGA
- a CDS encoding flavin reductase family protein: MTSTSKLTPTSLREAFGHFPSGVVAIAAEVDGVREGLAASTFVPVSLDPPLVLFCVQNTSTTWPKLRRAPLLGISVLGEAHDEAVRTLAAKTGDRFAGVETVSNGGGAVFVKGTSVWLESAIEQLIPAGDHTIVVLRVCAVKVNPNVAPIVFHRSIFRRLNT; the protein is encoded by the coding sequence CTGACCTCGACCAGTAAGCTCACTCCCACCTCCTTGCGGGAGGCTTTCGGCCATTTCCCGTCGGGTGTGGTGGCGATCGCCGCAGAGGTCGACGGGGTCCGGGAAGGTCTGGCGGCCAGCACATTCGTCCCAGTCTCACTGGATCCGCCGCTGGTGTTGTTCTGTGTGCAGAACACCTCGACAACGTGGCCGAAACTCAGGCGGGCACCGTTGCTGGGTATCAGCGTGCTCGGTGAGGCCCACGACGAGGCAGTGCGCACGCTGGCCGCCAAAACCGGGGACCGCTTCGCCGGCGTGGAAACGGTGTCCAACGGCGGCGGCGCGGTATTCGTCAAGGGGACCAGCGTATGGCTGGAAAGCGCGATCGAACAACTGATCCCCGCCGGGGATCACACCATCGTGGTCTTGCGGGTCTGCGCTGTGAAGGTGAATCCTAACGTGGCGCCTATCGTGTTCCACCGGAGCATTTTTCGTCGACTCAACACCTGA
- a CDS encoding fumarate reductase/succinate dehydrogenase flavoprotein subunit, whose protein sequence is MVEVERHSFDVIVIGAGGAGLRAVIEARERGLKVAVVCKSLFGKAHTVMAEGGAAAAMGNTNPKDNWKTHFCDTMRGGKFLNNWRMVELHAKEAPDRIWELETYGALFDRTKDGRISQRNFGGHTYARLAHVGDRTGLELIRTLQQKIVSLQQEDYAELGDYEARIKVFAECTITELLKDGDAISGAFGYWRESGRFVVFEAPAVVMATGGIGKSFKVTSNSWEYTGDGHALALRAGATLINMEFVQFHPTGMVWPPSVKGILVTEGVRGDGGVLKNADGKRFMFDYIPPVFKGQYAETEQEADQWLKDNDSARRTPDLLPRDEVARAINSEVKAGRGTPHGGVYLDIASRLPAETIKRRLPSMYHQFMELAGVDITKEPMEVGPTCHYVMGGIEVDPDTGAATVPGLFAAGECSGGMHGSNRLGGNSLSDLLVFGRRAGLGAADYVRALRSRPTIPAEAVETAAKRALAPFEGPKGGSPAENPYKLQIELQECMNDLVGIIRTADEVSQALTRLEELRARYANLQVEGHRQYNPGWHLSVDLRNMLLVSESVARAALERTESRGGHTRDDHPGMDANWRKVLLVCRAVDDGDSAIPRISITREPQVPMRADLLELFEISELEKYYTDEELVGHPGRRR, encoded by the coding sequence ATGGTTGAGGTCGAACGGCACTCCTTCGATGTAATCGTCATCGGTGCCGGCGGCGCGGGGCTACGTGCGGTGATCGAAGCACGGGAACGCGGCTTGAAGGTGGCCGTGGTGTGTAAGTCGTTATTCGGCAAGGCTCACACCGTGATGGCCGAGGGGGGCGCTGCGGCCGCGATGGGCAACACCAACCCCAAGGACAACTGGAAAACCCACTTCTGCGACACCATGCGGGGTGGGAAATTCCTCAACAACTGGCGGATGGTCGAGCTGCATGCCAAAGAGGCACCCGACCGGATCTGGGAGCTGGAAACCTACGGCGCGCTGTTCGATCGCACCAAGGACGGCCGGATCAGCCAACGCAACTTCGGCGGACACACCTACGCCCGGCTGGCGCACGTGGGCGACCGCACCGGCCTGGAGTTGATCCGCACCCTGCAGCAGAAAATCGTTTCGCTGCAGCAGGAGGACTACGCCGAGCTCGGAGACTATGAGGCGCGCATCAAGGTGTTCGCCGAGTGCACGATCACCGAGCTGCTCAAAGACGGCGACGCCATCTCCGGAGCATTCGGCTACTGGCGTGAAAGCGGGCGCTTCGTGGTGTTCGAGGCACCCGCGGTGGTGATGGCCACGGGCGGGATCGGCAAGTCGTTCAAGGTGACGTCGAATTCCTGGGAATACACCGGCGACGGACACGCCCTGGCGCTGCGGGCCGGCGCCACGCTGATCAACATGGAGTTCGTTCAGTTCCATCCGACCGGCATGGTGTGGCCGCCCAGCGTCAAGGGGATTCTGGTCACCGAGGGTGTGCGCGGTGACGGCGGCGTGCTGAAGAACGCCGACGGCAAGCGATTCATGTTCGATTACATCCCGCCGGTGTTCAAAGGCCAATACGCCGAAACTGAGCAGGAAGCCGACCAGTGGCTCAAGGACAACGACTCGGCCCGTCGCACCCCGGATCTGTTGCCGCGCGACGAGGTGGCGCGCGCGATCAACTCCGAAGTGAAAGCCGGCCGGGGCACCCCCCATGGCGGCGTCTACCTCGACATCGCGTCGCGGCTGCCGGCCGAGACGATCAAACGCCGCCTGCCGTCGATGTATCACCAATTCATGGAACTAGCGGGGGTAGACATCACCAAGGAGCCGATGGAAGTCGGACCGACCTGTCATTACGTGATGGGGGGCATCGAGGTCGACCCGGACACCGGTGCAGCCACTGTGCCCGGTCTTTTCGCCGCCGGCGAGTGCTCCGGCGGTATGCACGGCTCCAACCGGCTTGGCGGCAATTCCTTGTCGGACCTGCTGGTGTTCGGCCGGCGCGCCGGCCTGGGCGCCGCCGACTACGTGCGGGCTTTACGCAGCCGTCCCACGATCCCAGCCGAGGCGGTCGAGACTGCCGCCAAACGGGCACTGGCGCCGTTCGAAGGACCCAAAGGCGGCTCACCAGCCGAGAATCCGTACAAGCTGCAGATTGAACTGCAGGAGTGCATGAACGATCTGGTCGGGATCATCCGCACCGCCGACGAAGTGTCGCAGGCGCTGACGCGGTTGGAGGAGCTGCGCGCCCGGTACGCCAACCTGCAGGTGGAAGGGCACCGCCAGTACAACCCGGGCTGGCATCTGTCCGTCGACCTGCGCAACATGCTGCTGGTGAGCGAGTCCGTGGCCAGGGCCGCGCTGGAGCGCACCGAAAGCCGGGGCGGCCATACCCGTGACGACCATCCTGGAATGGACGCGAATTGGCGCAAGGTGTTGTTGGTATGCCGTGCCGTGGACGACGGCGATTCAGCGATCCCCCGTATCAGCATCACCCGCGAGCCGCAAGTTCCGATGCGAGCCGACTTACTGGAGCTCTTCGAAATCTCTGAACTCGAGAAGTACTACACCGACGAAGAGCTGGTCGGGCACCCAGGACGGAGACGCTAA
- the nirD gene encoding nitrite reductase small subunit NirD — MTVLDDTTERQRFSGETWTAACPYDHLIPNRGVGVLLDDGSQAALFRLDDGSLYAIGNIDPFTQAAVMSRGIVGDRAGQAMVQSPIGKQAFGLADGQCLDDPTVAVPVYPVRVTPGGHVYVGRPAA, encoded by the coding sequence ATGACGGTGCTCGACGACACCACCGAACGGCAGAGGTTTTCCGGCGAAACCTGGACCGCGGCCTGCCCCTACGATCACCTGATTCCCAACCGCGGTGTGGGGGTGCTGCTCGACGACGGATCGCAGGCAGCGTTATTCCGGCTCGACGACGGATCGCTGTATGCGATCGGCAATATCGACCCGTTCACCCAGGCTGCGGTGATGTCACGCGGCATCGTCGGAGACCGCGCGGGGCAGGCCATGGTGCAATCACCCATCGGCAAGCAGGCTTTCGGTTTGGCGGACGGCCAGTGTCTTGACGATCCGACGGTAGCGGTGCCGGTGTACCCGGTGCGCGTCACACCCGGCGGGCACGTGTATGTCGGTCGGCCTGCCGCCTAG
- a CDS encoding uroporphyrinogen-III synthase: MGQPDAAALTGYRVAVTSANRAEELCALLRRHGATVCSAPAITMVALPEDDELHSQTEALIAQPPDVLVATTGIGFRGWIAAADGWGLANELITALSQARIVARGPKAKGALRATNLPEEWSPESESSREVLGYLLESGVAGLRLAVQLHGATDDWDPFPEFLDRLRSAGADVVPIRVYRWRPAPAGSEFDQLITQIAQRQFDAVTFTSAPAAAATLVRAHEMRIKNQLLDALRSDVHAMCVGPVTAQPLRREGVPTSSPERMRLGALARHVVDTLPSLRSRIVKAAGHVIEIRGTCVVVDGVVKPMSRSAMATLRALARQPGTVVAREELLRVLPGHGSDTHAVDTAVLRLRSALGDKKIVTTVVKRGYRLAVDDATEVA; encoded by the coding sequence ATGGGCCAGCCCGACGCGGCCGCGCTCACCGGGTATCGGGTGGCGGTGACCTCAGCAAACCGCGCCGAGGAGCTGTGCGCATTATTGCGGCGGCATGGCGCCACGGTGTGCAGTGCCCCGGCGATCACTATGGTCGCCCTGCCTGAAGACGACGAATTGCACAGTCAAACCGAGGCTTTGATCGCCCAGCCGCCCGACGTTTTAGTGGCCACGACCGGGATCGGGTTCCGCGGGTGGATCGCCGCGGCCGACGGGTGGGGGCTCGCAAACGAGTTGATCACGGCCTTGTCCCAAGCGAGGATCGTTGCTCGCGGACCGAAGGCGAAAGGCGCACTGCGCGCCACCAACCTGCCCGAGGAGTGGTCACCCGAATCCGAATCGTCTCGCGAAGTGCTGGGATACCTGCTCGAATCCGGGGTTGCGGGCCTGCGTCTGGCGGTCCAGTTGCACGGCGCTACCGACGACTGGGACCCGTTCCCGGAATTTCTTGACCGACTGCGTTCGGCAGGTGCTGACGTCGTTCCCATCCGGGTGTACCGCTGGCGGCCGGCACCGGCAGGCAGCGAATTCGACCAGCTGATCACCCAGATCGCGCAGCGACAGTTCGATGCGGTGACGTTCACGTCTGCACCCGCGGCAGCGGCGACGCTGGTGCGCGCCCATGAGATGCGCATCAAAAACCAGCTGCTCGACGCCCTGCGCTCGGACGTACATGCCATGTGCGTGGGTCCGGTGACAGCCCAGCCGTTGCGGCGGGAGGGCGTTCCGACGTCGTCACCGGAGCGAATGCGGTTGGGAGCGCTAGCCCGTCACGTCGTCGACACGCTGCCATCGCTACGGTCTCGCATCGTGAAAGCCGCCGGTCACGTGATCGAAATCCGCGGAACCTGTGTGGTGGTCGACGGCGTAGTCAAGCCGATGTCGCGGTCGGCGATGGCTACTCTGCGGGCGCTTGCGCGGCAACCGGGCACCGTGGTGGCCCGCGAAGAGCTGCTGCGGGTGCTGCCCGGCCATGGCAGTGACACCCATGCCGTCGACACGGCAGTGCTGCGTTTGCGATCAGCGTTGGGTGACAAGAAGATTGTGACGACAGTGGTGAAGCGCGGGTATCGTTTGGCGGTCGACGACGCGACCGAGGTGGCGTGA
- a CDS encoding Hsp20/alpha crystallin family protein, giving the protein MSNLTLWSRPWDTERWLRDFFGPAAMVDWIQPRAHDQFTPAAEIIRHGDDAVVRLELPGIDVDKDVAVELDRGWLVIHGEHRDEHAEHEHGRSLREIRYGSFRRSFRLPEHVTSDAVSASYEAGVLTIRVAGAYARPEARRIAVTT; this is encoded by the coding sequence ATGAGCAATCTGACGTTGTGGTCGCGACCGTGGGACACCGAGCGGTGGTTGCGCGATTTTTTCGGACCTGCCGCCATGGTCGACTGGATTCAGCCCCGCGCACACGACCAGTTCACGCCCGCCGCTGAGATCATCAGACATGGTGATGACGCGGTTGTGCGGCTGGAGCTGCCGGGTATCGATGTCGACAAAGACGTCGCTGTTGAGCTAGATCGCGGGTGGCTGGTCATCCACGGCGAGCACCGCGACGAACACGCGGAGCACGAGCACGGCCGCAGCTTGCGGGAGATCCGTTACGGATCGTTCCGCCGGTCGTTTCGGCTACCGGAGCACGTCACCAGCGACGCCGTCTCGGCCTCCTATGAGGCCGGTGTGCTGACCATCCGGGTCGCCGGTGCTTATGCCCGGCCTGAGGCGAGACGCATCGCCGTCACCACGTAA
- a CDS encoding succinate dehydrogenase/fumarate reductase iron-sulfur subunit — protein MTYKASMRVWRGDKTGGALQDFTVEVNEGEVVLDVIHRLQQTQTPDLAVRWNCKAGKCGSCSAEINGKPRLMCMTRMSTFGKDEVVTVTPMRTFPVIRDLVTDVSFNYEKAREIPSFTPPKELQPGEYRMAQVDVQRSQEFRKCIECFLCQNVCHVIRDHEENKKAFAGPRFLMRIAELEMHPLDTLDRRSQAQEEHGLGYCNITKCCTEVCPESIKITDNALIPMKERVVDRKYDPVVWLGNKLFRR, from the coding sequence ATGACCTACAAGGCGAGCATGCGGGTGTGGCGCGGCGACAAAACCGGCGGCGCCCTGCAGGATTTCACCGTCGAGGTCAACGAGGGTGAAGTGGTGCTGGACGTCATCCACCGTCTCCAGCAGACGCAGACGCCTGACCTCGCGGTGCGCTGGAACTGTAAAGCGGGCAAGTGCGGTTCGTGTTCGGCGGAGATCAACGGTAAACCTCGGTTGATGTGCATGACCCGGATGTCCACGTTCGGCAAAGACGAGGTCGTCACGGTGACGCCGATGCGGACATTCCCGGTGATCCGTGATCTGGTCACCGATGTGTCGTTCAACTACGAGAAAGCCCGCGAGATCCCGTCTTTCACACCGCCCAAGGAGCTGCAGCCCGGGGAATACCGGATGGCGCAGGTCGATGTGCAGCGGTCACAGGAATTCCGCAAATGTATCGAATGCTTCCTGTGCCAGAATGTCTGCCATGTCATCCGCGACCACGAGGAAAATAAGAAAGCGTTCGCGGGCCCGCGCTTTCTGATGCGCATCGCGGAACTGGAAATGCACCCGCTAGACACTCTCGACCGGCGCAGTCAGGCGCAGGAGGAGCACGGCCTCGGCTACTGCAACATCACCAAATGCTGCACCGAGGTCTGCCCGGAAAGCATCAAAATCACCGACAACGCGCTGATCCCGATGAAGGAGCGGGTTGTCGATCGCAAATACGATCCGGTGGTATGGCTGGGTAACAAGCTATTCCGCCGCTGA
- a CDS encoding acyl-CoA dehydrogenase codes for MSHYKSNVRDQEFTLFEVLGVDKAFGTGRYSELDVDTAREMLAEMSRLAEGPIAESFVEGDRNPPVFDPETHSVTLPEAFKKSVKATLEAGWDKIGIEEALGGTPMPKALVWALHEHILGANPAVWMYGGGAGFANILYKLGTDEQKKWAVLAAERGWGATMVLTEPDAGSDVGAARTKAVKQDDGSWHIDGVKRFITSADSGDLFENIFHLVLARPEGAGPGTKGLSLFFVPKFLFDPETGEPGERNGVFVTNVEHKMGLKVSATCELAFGQHGVPAKGWLVGEVHNGIAQMFDVIEQARMMVGTKAIATLSTGYLNALEYAKSRVQGADMTQMTDKTAPRVTITHHPDVRRSLMTQKAYAEGLRALYLYTATYQDAAVAEAVHGVDAQLAERVNDLLLPVVKGVGSEQAYAKLAESLQTLGGSGFLQDYPIEQYIRDSKIDSLYEGTTAIQAQDFFFRKIIRDKGVALAHVAGQIEEFVTSESGNGRLKAERQLLATALTDVQAMASALTGYLMASQEDPTNVYKVGLGSVRFLMAVGDLMIGWLLQRQAAVAVEALDAGAAGEDRAFYEGKVAAASFFAKNFLPMLTSTRQIIETLDNDIMELEEAAF; via the coding sequence GTGAGCCACTACAAAAGCAATGTCCGCGACCAGGAGTTCACCCTGTTCGAGGTCTTAGGTGTCGACAAAGCGTTTGGCACCGGCCGCTACAGCGAACTGGACGTGGACACTGCCCGCGAGATGCTGGCGGAGATGAGCCGGCTGGCGGAAGGCCCGATCGCCGAGTCGTTCGTCGAGGGCGACCGCAACCCGCCGGTTTTCGATCCTGAGACTCACTCGGTGACGCTGCCTGAGGCGTTCAAGAAGTCAGTGAAAGCGACTCTTGAGGCTGGTTGGGACAAAATCGGCATCGAAGAGGCGCTTGGTGGTACGCCGATGCCCAAAGCGCTGGTGTGGGCACTGCACGAGCACATCCTCGGCGCCAACCCGGCCGTGTGGATGTATGGCGGCGGCGCCGGCTTTGCGAACATTCTCTACAAACTCGGAACCGACGAACAGAAGAAGTGGGCGGTGCTGGCCGCTGAGCGCGGCTGGGGCGCCACCATGGTGCTGACTGAGCCGGACGCCGGCTCCGATGTGGGCGCCGCGCGCACCAAGGCCGTCAAGCAGGACGACGGGTCCTGGCACATCGACGGCGTTAAGCGATTCATTACCTCCGCTGACTCGGGTGACCTGTTCGAGAACATCTTCCATCTGGTGCTGGCCCGCCCCGAGGGCGCGGGCCCGGGCACCAAGGGTCTGTCGCTGTTCTTCGTGCCGAAGTTCTTGTTCGACCCCGAAACCGGTGAGCCCGGTGAGCGCAACGGTGTCTTCGTCACCAATGTCGAGCACAAAATGGGCCTGAAGGTGTCGGCGACCTGTGAGCTGGCGTTCGGCCAGCACGGTGTGCCCGCCAAAGGTTGGCTGGTCGGTGAAGTACATAACGGTATCGCACAGATGTTCGATGTCATCGAGCAGGCACGAATGATGGTCGGCACCAAGGCGATCGCGACGCTATCTACCGGCTACCTGAACGCCCTGGAGTATGCCAAATCGCGGGTACAGGGCGCCGACATGACCCAGATGACCGACAAGACCGCACCGCGGGTGACGATTACGCACCACCCCGACGTGCGGCGATCACTGATGACCCAGAAGGCCTACGCCGAAGGTCTGCGCGCGCTCTACCTCTACACCGCGACCTACCAGGACGCCGCCGTGGCTGAGGCGGTGCACGGGGTGGACGCCCAGCTGGCGGAACGGGTTAACGATTTGCTGCTGCCGGTTGTCAAGGGCGTGGGCTCCGAGCAGGCCTACGCCAAACTGGCCGAGAGCCTGCAAACGCTGGGCGGATCCGGGTTCTTGCAGGACTACCCGATTGAGCAGTACATCCGGGACTCTAAGATCGACTCGCTCTACGAAGGCACCACCGCCATCCAGGCCCAGGATTTCTTCTTCCGCAAGATCATCCGCGACAAGGGTGTGGCGCTGGCGCATGTGGCAGGCCAGATCGAGGAGTTCGTCACAAGCGAATCGGGTAACGGGCGGCTGAAGGCCGAGCGCCAACTACTGGCGACTGCGCTCACCGACGTGCAGGCGATGGCGTCCGCCCTGACCGGCTACCTGATGGCCAGCCAAGAGGATCCCACCAATGTCTACAAGGTTGGGCTGGGTTCGGTGCGCTTCCTGATGGCCGTCGGCGACTTGATGATCGGTTGGTTGCTGCAGCGTCAGGCAGCGGTCGCCGTCGAGGCGCTTGACGCCGGGGCGGCCGGTGAGGATCGTGCCTTCTACGAGGGCAAGGTTGCGGCGGCTTCGTTTTTCGCCAAGAACTTCCTGCCGATGTTGACCAGCACGCGCCAGATCATTGAGACGCTGGACAACGACATCATGGAGCTCGAGGAAGCGGCCTTTTAA